In Panthera leo isolate Ple1 chromosome E3, P.leo_Ple1_pat1.1, whole genome shotgun sequence, a genomic segment contains:
- the TUFM gene encoding elongation factor Tu, mitochondrial, giving the protein MCHTCAPPAKGSQARLSSPGRRAWSYLRRRRLKGRQISRQTPAVGRTPGGFEPGRSRAGRAGASSASRRPAPSLQTRPSPTGLPRPAQTQHAPPGTTTPVSLRGSGARPDAPRRSPAPPKTSALPRQSARFEVREPCGNRLPPSPPAKHQHLPGVAFGPTPGSRKDGHKNWRLEGPRHAFPVLTSAGSDLRSPVPFPFCTRGRPGPGTPGESTTTMAAATLLRATPLLSGLGTGPTPLLQGLLRPLKAPALPRLCRGLAVEAKKTYVRDKPHVNVGTIGHVDHGKTTLTAAITKILAEGGGAKFKKYEEIDNAPEERARGITINAAHVEYSTAARHYAHTDCPGHADYVKNMITGTAPLDGCILVVAANDGPMPQTREHLLLARQIGVEHVVVYINKADAVQDSEMVELVELEIRELLTEFGYKGEETPVIIGSALCALEQRDPELGLKSVQKLLDAVDTYIPVPTRDLEKPFLLPVESVYSIPGRGTVVTGTLERGILKKGDECEFLGHSKNIRTVVTGIEMFHKSLERAEAGDNLGALVRGLKREDLRRGLVMAKPGTIQPHQKVEAQVYILSKEEGGRHKPFVSHFMPVMFSLTWDMACRVILPPGKELAMPGEDLKLSLILRQPMILEKGQRFTLRDGNRTIGTGLVTETSALTEEDKNIKWS; this is encoded by the exons ATGTGTCACACTTGCGCCCCACCCGCGAAAGGCTCCCAGGCCCGCCTCTCTTCGCCCGGCCGCAGGGCCTGGTCCTACCTCCGGCGGCGGCGGCTCAAGGGCCGCCAGATCTCTCGCCAGACCCCCGCAGTGGGTCGGACTCCAGGGGGTTTTGAGCCAGGCCGTTCCCGAGCAGGCCGCGCCGGGGCCTCCTCCGCCTCCCGGAGGCCGGCACCCTCGCTCCAGACCCGGCCTAGCCCTACGGGACTCCCACGACCGGCGCAAACACAGCACGCCCCACCCGGAACTACAACTCCCGTGAGCCTGCGGGGCTCTGGTGCGCGACCGGACGCTCCACGTCGGTCCCCGGCGCCGCCAAAGACATCTGCGTTGCCCCGTCAGTCCGCGAGGTTCGAGGTCCGCGAGCCTTGTGGAAaccgtctccctccctccccgcccgcGAAACACCAGCACCTTCCGGGCGTCGCCTTTGGTCCCACGCCCGGAAGTCGTAAAGATGGCCATAAAAACTGGAGGCTAGAGGGACCGAGGCATGCCTTCCCTGTCCTCACTTCCGCCGGAAGTGACCTCCGGTCTCCCGTGCCCTTTCCTTTCTGCACGCGCGGGCGCCCTGGACCGGGTACTCCGGGCGAGAGTACGACCACAATGGCGGCCGCCACCCTGCTGCGCGCGACGCCCCTCTTGAGCg GTCTCGGCACCGGCCCGACCCCGCTGTTGCAGGGTCTGTTGCGGCCGCTGAAGGCCCCGGCACTGCCCCGCTTGTGCCGCGGCCTGGCCGTGGAGGCCAAGAAGACCTACGTGCGCGACAAGCCCCATGTGAACGTGGGCACCATCGGCCATGTGGACCACGGCAAGACCACACTGACCGCGGCCATCACGAAAA TTTTAGCCGAGGGAGGTGGAGCCAAGTTTAAGAAATATGAAGAGATTGATAATGCCCCTGAAGAGCGAGCCCGTGGAATCACAATCAATGCAGCTCACGTGGAGTATAGCACTGCCGCCCGCCACTATGCCCACACCGACTGCCCAGGTCACGCAGATTATGTAAAG AACATGATCACGGGCACCGCCCCCCTCGACGGCTGCATCCTGGTGGTGGCGGCCAACGACGGCCCTATGCCCCAGACCCGAGAGCATTTATTGCTGGCCAGACAG ATTGGAGTAGAGCACGTTGTGGTGTACATAAACAAAGCAGATGCCGTCCAGGACTCGGAGATGGTCGAGCTGGTTGAGCTGGAGATCCGGGAGCTGCTCACTGAGTTTGGCTACAAAGGGGAGGAGACCCCGGTCATCATAGGCTCTGCCCTCTGTGCCCTTGAG CAACGTGACCCTGAGCTAGGCCTGAAGTCTGTGCAGAAGCTGCTGGATGCTGTGGACACTTACATCCCAGTGCCCACCCGGGACCTAGAGAAGCCTTTCCTGCTGCCTGTGGAGTCCGTTTACTCTATTCCTG GCCGGGGCACGGTGGTGACAGGCACACTAGAGCGTGGCATTCTGAAGAAGGGAGACGAGTGTGAGTTCCTGGGACATAGCAAGAACATTCGGACCGTGGTGACAG GCATTGAGATGTTCCACAAGAGCCtggagagagcagaggcaggCGACAACCTTGGGGCCCTGGTCCGAGGCTTGAAGCGGGAGGACCTGAGGCGTGGCTTGGTCATGGCCAAGCCAGGGACCATCCAACCCCACCAGAAGGTGGAGGCACAG GTTTACATCCTCAGCAAGGAGGAGGGTGGCCGCCACAAGCCTTTTGTGTCTCACTTTATGCCGGTCATGTTCTCTCTGACTTGGGACATGGCCTGTCGTGTCATCTTGCCACCAGGGAAG GAGCTTGCCATGCCCGGGGAGGACCTGAAGCTCAGCCTGATCTTGCGGCAGCCCATGATCTTAGAAAAAGGCCAACGTTTCACCCTGCGAGATGGCAACCGGACCATTGGCACTGGCCTCGTCACGGAGACGTCGGCCCTGACTGAGGAAGACAAGAACATCAAATGGAGTTGA